One part of the Vicia villosa cultivar HV-30 ecotype Madison, WI linkage group LG6, Vvil1.0, whole genome shotgun sequence genome encodes these proteins:
- the LOC131611798 gene encoding cyclin-dependent protein kinase inhibitor SMR3-like encodes MHHFSNMSSNPEEFLLIKNDKQEEISRVEIEETSKTPSSLSPSEEEEEKLEEKDEDLDEDGFRTPTTLDHKITVLTCPPAPKKMKQSLKRRAEYNDQYCNCRQLPLDLSKEVELLFQTKHIPFSGSHGAKKIRRDNNQETTK; translated from the coding sequence ATGCATCATTTCTCAAACATGTCATCAAATCCAGAAGAATTCTTACTTATCAAAAATGATAAACAAGAAGAGATCAGTAGGGTAGAAATCGAAGAAACCTCAAAAACTCCGTCATCATTATCaccatcagaagaagaagaagaaaagcttgaagagaaagatgaagatttagATGAAGATGGTTTCAGAACTCCAACAACATTGGACCACAAGATTACAGTGCTCACATGTCCACCTGCACCAAAGAAAATGAAACAGTCTCTGAAAAGAAGAGCAGAATACAATGATCAGTACTGCAACTGCAGACAGTTACCACTTGATCTGTCAAAAGAGGTTGAATTATTGTTCCAAACAAAGCATATTCCATTTTCTGGATCACACGGCGCCAAGAAAATTCGAAGAGATAATAATCAGGAAACTACCAAATGA
- the LOC131609282 gene encoding zinc finger BED domain-containing protein RICESLEEPER 2-like, translating into MGDCDDMLASETAEHMVSIHPLAISPPLSKPRRNRSEAWNHFTIESETTKKAKCNYCGSLIKYDKGTSAMRAHYTRCKDKDEPKNDVNKRQKSVSSSTENVEGNICTSPLTPVFDQEGIQNVVVKMFIDMDIPLERVEHAGFHNFMSVVLPRFKVPSSIELAHDVLRLWGTEKTRLKKFLSQHCQRVCLTVDTWTSAESFCYMCLTAHFIDNDWKMHKKVLNFSQVTSHSQVVMAKIVEQCLNEWEVNCVLSLTNDIVSLNDGETPHLKDQLVSQNSLVLNGDYSHMHCCAYFLNLIVKECLKEVDDSIVRIRSAVWYIRSSPLRFSRFKACIEQQNIEYKGFFCPNFETRWDSTYLMLDDALKHRKTFENLEVKDLKYVDELKKEKGVPTIEDWEILRSILPFLKLFYDAILRISSSSCVTSNLYMFEVLGIGIAIKQMCNSEDIHISLMAKNMRKKYDKFWGNPRSLNMLLLAALVLDPRHKVKFVSWCADKNYNGGEATYLIDKLKSSLNSLFEEYNGGSEVSHTNSNEGGYNDPYGFNKFYQSSEFNKSESELSKYLDEALESCGDLDVLNWWKVNSSRFPIIANIAREVLAIPVSTVTSEFAFSLGGRVLDSYRSSLPPITMEALICVQDWLTATSSPLHTNVEFENLKKIEQELISLHDVAGLDND; encoded by the exons ATGGGTGATTGTGATGACATGTTAGCCTCGGAGACAGCAGAACACATGGTTTCTATCCATCCACTTGCTATCTCTCCACCTCTCTCTAAGCCGCGTAGGAATCGATCTGAAGCTTGGAATCACTTTACAATAGAGTCAGAAACAACGAAGAAAGCTAAATGCAATTACTGTGGCTCCTTGATCAAGTATGATAAAGGAACTAGTGCCATGAGGGCTCATTATACGAGATGCAAGGATAAGGATGAACCCAAGAACGATGTTAACAAGAGGCAAAAGTCAGTTTCGTCCTCAACGGAAAATGTGGAGGGAAATATTTGTACTTCTCCTTTGACACCCGTGTTTGACCAAGAGGGAATCCAAAATGTAGTGGTGAAGATGTTCATAGATATGGATATTCCTCTTGAGCGCGTGGAGCATGCAGGTTTTCACAATTTTATGAGCGTTGTGCTACCGAGATTTAAGGTCCCCTCAAGCATTGAATTAGCTCATGATGTTTTGAGACTGTGGGGTACAGAAAAAACAAGGTTGAAGAAGTTTCTTTCTCAACACTGTCAACGAGTCTGCCTCACTGTTGACACATGGACTTCTGCTGAAAGCTTTTGTTACATGTGTTTGACAGCGCATTTCATCGACAATGACTGGAAGATGCACAAGAAGGTTTTAAATTTTTCTCAAGTCACAAGCCACTCACAAGTGGTTATGGCTAAGATAGTGGAGCAGTGCTTGAATGAATGGGAGGTAAATTGTGTGCTTAGTTTAACGAACGACATTGTCTCACTTAATGATGGTGAGACTCCACATCTGAAAGACCAGCTTGTGTCTCAGAATAGTTTAGTTCTGAATGGAGACTACAGTCATATGCATTGTTGTGcatattttttgaatttgatcgtgaaagaATGTTTAAAGGAAGTTGATGATTCTATTGTGAGAATTCGTTCTGCCGTGTGGTACATAAGATCTTCTCCTTTGAGATTTTCTAGATTCAAAGCATGTATTGAGCAACAAAACATTGAATATAAAGGTTTCTTTTGTCCAAATTTTGAAACAAGATGGGACTCGACATATTTAATGTTAGATGATGCATTGAAACATCGTAAGACATTTGAAAATCTTGAGGTGAAAGATCTTAAATATGTTGATGAGTTAAAGAAGGAAAAAGGTGTCCCTACAATTGAAGATTGGGAAATTCTACGCTCAATCCTtccttttttgaaattgttttatgaCGCTATTCTACGCATCTCTAGTTCCTCTTGTGTGACTAGCAATCTGTATATGTTTGAGGTCCTTGGTATTGGAATTGCAATTAAGCAAATGTGCAATTCTGAAGATATACATATAAGTTTAATGGCCAAAAACATGAGAAAGAAATACGATAAGTTTTGGGGAAATCCCCGTAGCCTAAACATGTTGTTGCTGGCAGCTCTCGTATTAGACCCTAGACACAAAGTGAAATTTGTAAGTTGGTGTGCCGATAAAAATTATAATGGCGGGGAGGCAACTTATTTGATAGATAAGTTAAAGTCTTCTTTGAATTCCCTTTTTGAAGAGTATAATGGTGGATCAGAGGTGTCTCACACTAACTCTAACGAAGGCGGTTATAATGATCCATATGGCTTCAATAAATTTTACCAGTCAAGTGAGTTCAACAAATCTGAATCCGAGTTAAGTAAGTACTTAGACGAAGCTTTAGAGAGTTGTGGAGATTTGGATGTCCTAAACTGGTGGAAGGTAAACTCAAGCCGATTTCCAATCATTGCAAACATTGCAAGAGAGGTTTTGGCAATACCTGTCTCCACCGTGACCTCTGAATTTGCCTTTAGTCTCGGTGGAAGGGTGCTTGATTCATATCGAAGTTCTCTACCGCCAATAACAATGGAAGCTCTTATTTGCGTCCAAGATTGGCTTACGGCAACTTCTTCACCTTTGCATACAAATGTGGAATTTGAGAATCTTAAAAAGATTGAGCAAG AACTGATTTCTTTACATGATGTTGCTGGTCTTGATAATGATTGA